The region CGTCGCGCGGTGCGCGCCAAGCACGCGCACGGCGACGAAGTGCGCGGGATCGGCGGCCGCGTCCGCGTAGCCCTGCCGCTCGATCAGGTCGGCGACCAGGTCGGCGGTATCCGCGGGCATCGGCCGCGAGACGACAAGCCGGGCGCTTGGCGACCGATCCCTGGGCGCGAAGGTTTCCACCGCGACGCGGATCGGTTCCGCCGATTCGCGATCGGCGGAAAGCAACAGCTCGACGATCGCGCGGCGAATCTGCCGGGAATCGCCGAGCACGACGCATGGCGTCTCGGTCACTTCGAAGACGATCGGCCGGGGGCGCGGAGCGACGATATCCAGAAGATGCAACGTCTCGCGAACGACGGCGCGAAGATCGAATGCGGCCTTTGTCGTGCGATCGTGCCGCGCGAACGCGAGAACGTTTTGAATCTGCCCCTTCGCCTTTTGCGCGGCGCCGATAAGGAAACGCAGATCCTCGACCGATTCGGTTTCGGGCGGCAGCGACTCGCCGATCAGTTCCGCGAACCCCAGGATGGACAGCAGCGTATTGTTGAAGTCATGCGCGAGCATGTTCGTGACCGCGCCGATCGATTCCATGCGCTGCGACTCGTGCCACAAATCGAGCATTCGCCGGTAATCGCGTTCACGCCGGTCCAGATCGGTCACGTCGCGGCCGACCGCGATCACGCCGATGCGGTGGCCCGCGTCGTCGCGAACCGGGCCGCATCGCCACGAAATCAGGCGCGGCTCGGCCTCGCCGTGCATGATGCGTTTGTCGCAAAGCGACAGGGGATCCTGCCGGACGAAATCGCCGCGCGCGGCGGGCGCGATCGTCTCCCAGTACGGGCGGCCGAGCGCGCCGTCGCTGAACAGCCGGCGCGCCGCGTCGTTTTGCCAAAGGAGGTTACCCGCGTTGTCCAACTCCACGATCGCGTCCGGCGCGGTCGACAGGATGGTGCGAAGCCGCGCCTCCTTGTCGGCGAGCGCGCGCTGGGCGGCGCGGCGCTCGCTGACGTCGCGGGCGATGACGTGAACGGCGACGATCTCGTTGGTGAGCGGATCGCGCAGCGGGCGCATCTTCACCCAGTGCCACGCGGTTCGGGCGTCCGGGCCGCGGAAGCGCGCCTCGAACGAGGACGACTTGCCGGCCGCCGCGCGCACGACGGATGCCGTGATCTCGTCGCGTTCCTCGTCCGCGCCAAGATCGGCGAAGGCCGCGCCCGCGAGCCCCTCGGCGGTCTGGCCGATCGCCGCCGCGAACGAAACGTTCGCGTCGATGATCTTTCCGTCGGGCTCCAACGTCAAAACGCCGTCGAGCGCATCCTGCCAAAAACAGCGGCATCGCTGCTCGCTGCGGGCCAGATCGCGCGTGCGCTGTTCGAGCAACTCCTCGACACGCAACAGCGCGCGCTCGCGGCTCGCGCGATCGTAAAGCGCCCAGAACGTTTCCGCGGTCCGCGGCGGATGCAGCACGCCGTCCGCGCCGATCTCGATCGCCCGATCGGCGACGGAATCGTCGCGGCCGCTCGCGGCGACGAGCACCACCGTCGGCGCGCCCGGCGCACGCAAGCGAGCGACCAGGCCGAGCACGTCCTCGCCGGCGAAGGCCGTGTCGATAAGCGCAACGTCGGGCATGCGCCGCGCGAAACTCGCCAGAACCGCGTCCGGCGTCGAGACGCGCTCGACATCGCCCCGATCAACGGCGCTCGCCTCGATCTCGTCGCCCAACGCATCCGTGGCGAGGATCAGGATCGACAGCCGCCGGCGCACCGTCACTCCGGCGAGGAGTTTGCGGACGGTGTCCTGAAGCTCCTCGGACGTGTACGGAAACGCGATGAAACCGTCCGCGCCGACCTCGCGGGACGCCGTTTCGGTGTCGATGCCGGAAAACGTGGCGGACTGGATCAGGATCGGCACGCCGCGAAGATGTTCGCGCGGCGCCTCGCGCAAGAGACGGCACAGCTTCCAGCCGTCGAGCTTGGGCATGTAGAGATCCAGGATGATCAGGTCGAAGGTCTCGGCCTTCGCGACCGCGTACCCTTCCGCACCGTCGGCCGCGAATCGGACCGCATGCCCCATGCGCTCGACGATCGTGCCGACGATTCGCCGCTGCAACGCATTGTCGTTGACGACAAGGACGCGCTTTTGCCCCGCGTCGCCCTCATGGCGATTTGCGCACATAAAATTACCTCGACGCGCGCGCGGACAGAAACTATCTGCCGCGTACGCGAACGGGGCGCGCGTGTCGTACCGACGCGCGAAATTCTAAGACCGCCGGGACGGTAATGTCCAGAAAAAATCCTAAATTTCAATGAGTTCGACAATCGAGTTCAAATCGTCCGTTCGAATTCGACAAAAGGGCATGTCAATGAATCGGATTCATCGTACAAAAAGTTCAGCATTGTTCAACGGAAATTCTGGACGTCGGAAGCTTTTTTTCCATTTTGTGAGCCGCATGGGGGGCAGGGAATCTAAACGAGCGAATATTTTCAGGTTTGTCCGCGCGTTTGGGGAAAACTTCCGCGCGTTGCCGCCACGGGAAGTTTCAGGAATCGACGCGTTCGAAGCGATATCCGACGCCGCGGACGGTGACGAAACGGCGTGGGTTGTCCGGGTCTTCCTCGAATAGTCTCCGGAAGCGGACGATGAAATTGTCGATGGTGCGCTCGGAGACGTAGACTTCCATCCCCCACACCTCTTCCAGGATATCCGCGCGGGACCGCGTGACGCCCTCGCCGCGCAGGAAGTAGGCGAGCAGATCGACTTCCTTCGCCGTCAGTTGAACGGGGCCCTCGCGGGTTTCGGCGTGGCGCGTCTGCGGATTCACGCGGTAGGGACCGATGTGCAGGATTTCGCTTGTCGCCAGATGGCGCTCGGATTGGCTGCGCCGGATGAGCGCGTTGGCCCGCGCGAGAAGTTCCTTGACGTGAAACGGCTTGGTCAGATAGTCGTCCGCGCCGGTCTCGAACGCGCCGATCTTCGTTTCCACTTCCTCGCGGGCGGTCATCATCATGACCGGCGTCGTCACCCCGGCCTCGCGCAGATGCTTCAGGATCGTGACGCCGTCCGTGTCCGGCAGCATGATGTCGAGGATGATGAGATCAACGTCGGCGGCGCGTTCGCGGCGCGTCGCCGGTTCGCCGAGCCTCGTCCAGTCGACCTCGTAGCCTTCGCGTTTCAGGTTCAGTTCGACGGTCGAGCCGATCAGTTCATCGTCCTCGACCAGCAGCACGCGTCCCTTGTTCATGCCATCTCCCGCGGCAACGTCAATTCGAACTGCGCGCCCTGGCCCGTGCCGGCGCTCGCGGCCACGAGGTCGCCGCCCATCCGGCGCGCCAGATCGCGCGAGATCGACAGCCCCAGACCCGTTCCCTGCCGGCGTTCGGTCTCCGGCGCGCGAAAATACGGATCGAACACGCGCTCGATGTACGCCGGGGCGATGCCCGAGCCCGAGTCGGCGATCGTCCAGCGCGCCAGGTCGCCCGCGGCGCCGATCTCGATGCGGCACGGGACGCCTTCGCCGTATTTTTCCGCATTGTCGAGAAGATTGTCGAGAATGATTCGCAACCAGTCACGGTCGGCACGAACTTTGGCCGCGCCGTCGGCCAGGATTTCCGGGATGGTGTTGAAACGGCGCGCAAACGCGCGTGCGTCGAGCACCTCGCGGGTAAAGGCGTCGAGATCGAGCGTCTCGGTCCGCGGTTCGGCGACGCCCCGGCGCACGCGGTTGGTCATGAGGATATTGCCGACCAGATGCTCAAGCCTCGTGACCTGCTGCAAGCCGAGCTGAACGAGCCGGGGCCGCTCGTCGTCCTCCACCCGGCCGAGCGCCATCGATTCGAGCAGCGACGAAAGTCCCGCGATCGGCGTTTTCAGCTCGTGCGTCACCATGCGCAGGAACCGGTCCATCTCGGAGCGGTACAGGCGCTCGAGCTGCACCAGGCGATGCAACATCGCAACGCCCACGAGCAGCATCGTGAACAGCATCGTGCCCTCGCCGATCAGCATGATCTTCTGGCGGACATATTTGGCCTCGATCTGGGCGACGCGCTCGGACATCGGCGTCACCGACCACGCCGGCCTGTCCGGCGCCAGCACGTAGCCGCCGATCGCCGGATCCGTGGGGATCATGCTCAGCCCCTGCTCGGCAAGCTCCGTCGCGGGGGGGATCGCCGTACGGGCGTTGCCCAGTTGCAGCGCGAGGATCTGCGCGCGGTGATGCAGGCGCTCGATCGCGCCGGCGTGGCGCTCCTCGATCGACGATCCGAAATACACGACCCACCACGCGGCGATCGCCACCATCAGCACGAGGCACGCGCCGAAAAGCGCGTTGGCGCGCCGCGAGGCCGCCAGTGTCCCGCGCCGGTCGCGCCGAGCGTTCAACGCGCCGCTCCCGCGGCCGGCTGCTGCTGCGTCGAGCAGTGCACCGCCCCCTGCCCGAGGATGTAGTCGCACGAGTCCACGCCGACGATGTCGCGATCCGGGAAGAGCTTCGCCAGCGCCTCGAGCGCCGGAAGGTCCGACGCGGTGCTGAACGTCGGCACGAGGACGACATGATTGGCAATGTAGAAATTCGCGTAGCTTGCCGGATACCGCCAACGCACCGGTTTTCCCCAGCGCCGCGTGCGGTAGCGGAACGCCGGCGGCGCCGGCACGGCAACGACGTCGAATCGCCGCCCGTCCGCGCCGCGCGCCGACGCGAGCGCGCGCTCGTTTTTTTTCAGCGGCTCGAACAGGGGATCGCTCCGATCCTCGGCGACGACGGTGACAATCGTCCGCTTGCCGGCGAATCGCGCGAGGTTGTCGATGTGCCCGTCGGTGTCGTCGCCCTCGATCGCGACATCGTCCACCCAGAGAAAATGCGTCTGACCGAGAAAGTCCGCGAAGGTTCGCTCGACGTGGGCGCGTCGTTCGGCCGGCGTCCGTCCCGCGCGGCGGCGCAGATTGATGACGCAATCGCGCGCGGCCATGAGCGTGCCCGCGCCGTTCACGTCGATGGCGCCGCCTTCCATAACGTCGGGCACGGCGAAGCGCGGCACGCCAAGCTCCTTCGCGATGCGCCGCGCGATCTTGCCGTCCAGACCGTATTCGTCGCCGTAATATTGCCGGCCCTTTCCGCCCCACGCGTCGAACGAAAAATCGACGCAAGCGATCCGCCCGTATCCGTCGCCGCGATCCTCGGCGCGCGTCACGAAGATCGGACCGTAGTCGCGGATCCACACGTCGTTGGACGGATTCGTATGAAAGCCGACGCGCGAAAGATCGATGTCCCAATCCTGCAACAGGCGCGCGGCGCTCGCCTTTTGCGCGGCGTCGCAAACGTTGATCTCGACGCGCTCGGGGGGGCGCGGCGGCTTTTGGCGAGCCGAGGCCGACGGGCGGTCGCGCACGATCTCGCGCACCCAGCGCGCCATGGCGTGCCGCGCGAACGCGAGCTTGCCCGGCCACGTGCCGGGATCGCGCGGCCAGGTCAGCCACGTCGCGTCGTGCGCCGCCCACTCCGGCGGCATCGAAAAACCCAGCTCGCGCGGCGTCGGTATTTTTGAACGTGCGTTCAACGGTCTCTTCCTATTTTGGATTTCACCACAGAGAACACGGAGGACACAGAGGCTCGAAATTCAGCAGCCGGTTCCGGGCTCGTCATCCTGAGCGAAGCAAAGGATCGGCTGGCCCCAGGTAACGGCCACGCCTCTTCTGGGACGCGGCCAGATCCTTCGGGCCGCTTCGCGACCCTCAGGATGACCGCCGCGCGAGACTTTTAAATCATTTCTTGGTCTCTGTGTCCTCCGTGGTGAATGCGGTTATTCATCGAGAAACCGCGCAAGCAATCCGCCGTACGCATCGACGCGGCGGTCGCGCAAAAACGGCCACTCCCGCCGCGTCCGCTCGACGAGGGCGCGGTCGATCGGCACGACGAGGTTTTCCGCCTCGCCGCCCGCCTCGGCGATCACGCGTCCCATCGGATCGGCGACAAACGACCGGCCCCAGAAACGCAAGGCACCCTCGGCGCCCACGCGATTGACCGCGACGACGTACGCGCCGTTCGA is a window of bacterium DNA encoding:
- a CDS encoding response regulator, whose translation is MCANRHEGDAGQKRVLVVNDNALQRRIVGTIVERMGHAVRFAADGAEGYAVAKAETFDLIILDLYMPKLDGWKLCRLLREAPREHLRGVPILIQSATFSGIDTETASREVGADGFIAFPYTSEELQDTVRKLLAGVTVRRRLSILILATDALGDEIEASAVDRGDVERVSTPDAVLASFARRMPDVALIDTAFAGEDVLGLVARLRAPGAPTVVLVAASGRDDSVADRAIEIGADGVLHPPRTAETFWALYDRASRERALLRVEELLEQRTRDLARSEQRCRCFWQDALDGVLTLEPDGKIIDANVSFAAAIGQTAEGLAGAAFADLGADEERDEITASVVRAAAGKSSSFEARFRGPDARTAWHWVKMRPLRDPLTNEIVAVHVIARDVSERRAAQRALADKEARLRTILSTAPDAIVELDNAGNLLWQNDAARRLFSDGALGRPYWETIAPAARGDFVRQDPLSLCDKRIMHGEAEPRLISWRCGPVRDDAGHRIGVIAVGRDVTDLDRRERDYRRMLDLWHESQRMESIGAVTNMLAHDFNNTLLSILGFAELIGESLPPETESVEDLRFLIGAAQKAKGQIQNVLAFARHDRTTKAAFDLRAVVRETLHLLDIVAPRPRPIVFEVTETPCVVLGDSRQIRRAIVELLLSADRESAEPIRVAVETFAPRDRSPSARLVVSRPMPADTADLVADLIERQGYADAAADPAHFVAVRVLGAHRATLAWESGENGVLTLRATFPPVSASDERRGTA
- a CDS encoding response regulator transcription factor, which encodes MNKGRVLLVEDDELIGSTVELNLKREGYEVDWTRLGEPATRRERAADVDLIILDIMLPDTDGVTILKHLREAGVTTPVMMMTAREEVETKIGAFETGADDYLTKPFHVKELLARANALIRRSQSERHLATSEILHIGPYRVNPQTRHAETREGPVQLTAKEVDLLAYFLRGEGVTRSRADILEEVWGMEVYVSERTIDNFIVRFRRLFEEDPDNPRRFVTVRGVGYRFERVDS
- a CDS encoding HAMP domain-containing histidine kinase codes for the protein MNARRDRRGTLAASRRANALFGACLVLMVAIAAWWVVYFGSSIEERHAGAIERLHHRAQILALQLGNARTAIPPATELAEQGLSMIPTDPAIGGYVLAPDRPAWSVTPMSERVAQIEAKYVRQKIMLIGEGTMLFTMLLVGVAMLHRLVQLERLYRSEMDRFLRMVTHELKTPIAGLSSLLESMALGRVEDDERPRLVQLGLQQVTRLEHLVGNILMTNRVRRGVAEPRTETLDLDAFTREVLDARAFARRFNTIPEILADGAAKVRADRDWLRIILDNLLDNAEKYGEGVPCRIEIGAAGDLARWTIADSGSGIAPAYIERVFDPYFRAPETERRQGTGLGLSISRDLARRMGGDLVAASAGTGQGAQFELTLPREMA
- a CDS encoding agmatine deiminase family protein; translation: MNARSKIPTPRELGFSMPPEWAAHDATWLTWPRDPGTWPGKLAFARHAMARWVREIVRDRPSASARQKPPRPPERVEINVCDAAQKASAARLLQDWDIDLSRVGFHTNPSNDVWIRDYGPIFVTRAEDRGDGYGRIACVDFSFDAWGGKGRQYYGDEYGLDGKIARRIAKELGVPRFAVPDVMEGGAIDVNGAGTLMAARDCVINLRRRAGRTPAERRAHVERTFADFLGQTHFLWVDDVAIEGDDTDGHIDNLARFAGKRTIVTVVAEDRSDPLFEPLKKNERALASARGADGRRFDVVAVPAPPAFRYRTRRWGKPVRWRYPASYANFYIANHVVLVPTFSTASDLPALEALAKLFPDRDIVGVDSCDYILGQGAVHCSTQQQPAAGAAR